From Chryseobacterium sp. H1D6B, a single genomic window includes:
- a CDS encoding tellurite resistance TerB C-terminal domain-containing protein, giving the protein MTFFIILVILFFIIAISKNQKKTPKNKVTFKNTGSNPIKVQPQKAYSEKRNDITTSQPKNQINSVESKMKDDSIIDVSDLMSTLISNIKITSEYPSSSSSSSYSTVPYWPHQYVYSYDEINYATQEQQNFYDKFRTEFFKGNVLSLNGNTNYAFILLFDLLNDFEVHKDYKKIEYQLEMLGNTFPRTKSYGVSFLLKKLEEYNMDEEAEHFREKNQQYDYDYWKLGKKYKKKLNLSTEQEEILNRIWLQTNVFNSAEFCKTEILKQFLRAVEFLQSNYISNDNSFGNLMDELSDLIVRKYYRYRKGSQNYKYTFDSVKGEIYGHILKLSENNVREVYLNKRKLTAEFNYSSTEIFTPYYEKVISKLDVFLIDDQKNILSPDTETEKLLNESNTTRWKSKFETITQTYTNIADFENQIIKLAEENIKNPSVENIFYEASKFMAKLDKPSSLKLYVYYIDSDLKSSKFDNKQMNKTIQKSLFKTDEQLKDFEEILNNFIKDRQLENALKRIASVYEPKRKKIIIDRNSIQEVQKQHSGTVNLLNEYLQDELEDEIKTSDSIEENETGEVQIYITSNGNTESAISRFNSDLRLSELQKEVLEIFEKNSFSISQNELEEVLKSKNQMMSSVIDSINESCYETLDDVLIEEEDDQFTISPDYYKKLLNND; this is encoded by the coding sequence ATGACTTTTTTTATCATCCTGGTAATTTTATTTTTTATCATTGCCATAAGCAAAAACCAAAAGAAAACACCTAAAAATAAAGTGACTTTTAAGAATACAGGTTCTAATCCCATAAAAGTACAGCCTCAAAAAGCTTATAGTGAAAAAAGAAACGATATCACCACATCCCAACCTAAAAATCAGATAAATTCTGTGGAATCTAAAATGAAGGATGATTCAATTATTGATGTCTCTGATTTGATGAGCACTTTGATAAGTAATATAAAGATTACATCAGAGTATCCATCTTCGTCTTCGTCATCATCTTATTCTACTGTTCCTTATTGGCCACATCAATACGTCTATTCTTATGATGAAATTAACTATGCAACACAAGAGCAGCAGAATTTTTATGACAAATTCAGAACAGAATTTTTCAAAGGGAATGTTTTGTCTCTCAATGGAAATACAAACTATGCTTTTATTCTACTTTTTGATTTATTAAACGATTTTGAAGTTCATAAGGATTATAAAAAAATCGAATATCAATTGGAAATGTTAGGAAATACTTTTCCGCGAACAAAATCATATGGTGTGTCATTTCTGCTAAAGAAGCTTGAAGAATATAATATGGATGAAGAAGCAGAACATTTCAGAGAAAAAAATCAGCAATATGATTATGATTACTGGAAGCTTGGCAAAAAATATAAAAAAAAGCTTAATCTTTCAACTGAGCAAGAAGAAATCCTAAACAGAATTTGGCTTCAAACTAATGTTTTTAATAGTGCTGAATTCTGTAAAACTGAAATCCTGAAACAGTTTTTGAGAGCTGTGGAATTTCTTCAGAGTAATTATATTTCCAATGATAATTCATTTGGTAATCTGATGGATGAATTGTCTGATTTGATTGTGAGAAAATATTATAGGTACAGAAAAGGCAGTCAGAATTATAAATATACTTTCGATTCGGTAAAGGGTGAAATTTATGGACACATTCTGAAATTAAGCGAAAACAATGTCAGAGAGGTCTACTTAAATAAGAGGAAACTGACAGCAGAGTTTAATTATAGTTCAACTGAAATTTTTACACCTTACTATGAAAAAGTGATTTCAAAATTAGATGTGTTCTTAATTGATGACCAGAAGAATATTCTTTCTCCTGATACTGAAACCGAAAAGTTACTGAACGAAAGCAATACCACCCGTTGGAAATCTAAATTTGAAACAATAACACAAACTTATACGAATATAGCCGACTTTGAAAATCAAATTATCAAACTAGCCGAGGAAAACATAAAAAATCCTTCGGTAGAAAATATTTTTTATGAGGCATCCAAGTTTATGGCGAAACTGGACAAACCAAGTTCTCTTAAGCTTTATGTTTATTACATAGATTCCGATTTGAAATCATCAAAGTTTGACAATAAACAGATGAATAAAACCATTCAGAAAAGTCTTTTTAAAACCGATGAACAATTAAAAGATTTTGAAGAAATCCTGAATAATTTTATTAAAGACAGGCAACTTGAAAATGCACTGAAGAGAATAGCTTCTGTATATGAGCCAAAACGAAAAAAAATTATCATCGACAGAAATTCAATACAAGAAGTTCAGAAACAGCATTCCGGAACGGTCAATCTTCTAAATGAATATCTTCAGGACGAATTGGAGGATGAAATAAAAACATCTGATTCAATAGAAGAAAATGAAACAGGAGAAGTACAAATTTATATAACCAGCAATGGTAATACAGAATCCGCTATATCAAGATTTAATTCAGATTTACGCCTTTCAGAACTTCAGAAAGAAGTATTAGAAATTTTTGAAAAAAACAGCTTCAGTATTTCTCAAAACGAATTGGAAGAAGTGTTGAAAAGCAAAAACCAGATGATGAGCTCGGTGATTGATTCAATTAATGAATCCTGCTATGAAACACTGGATGATGTATTGATTGAAGAAGAAGATGACCAATTTACCATATCCCCAGATTATTACAAAAAACTATTAAACAATGATTGA
- a CDS encoding ATP-binding protein, whose product MIDNIKPKEATSIINSLVGGVVPKIGVQHITVGRTEEIEAFITALNDVKNGHSIAKFWIGDFGSGKSFMLHLLNTVALKQKFVVANADFTPDNRLYANDGKSVLLYSAIMDNIAIQTKPEGGALQTLLEKWIEQVISKTAQENNLTLVDIRNEEYLGLIQNTIMKTINEITEVGGFDFGSVIVKYYEGYIKNDELLRRNALKWLKGEYKTKTEARQDLGVREIINDQNFYDMLKNFCKLFVSMGYSGFMINLDEAINLYKISTSVMREKNYEKILTIYNDCFQGKVSNLFINFAGTREFLENERRGLFSYQALKSRLQTNKFETLEMRDFAQPVIKLTPLDHNEIFVLLKKLKLIFDFNYKTEINISDEEISAFMEEMFNKPGALEFLTPREVIRDFLNILNIIRQNPDVDKKHLFGDIEIEDERPNDLNVLDSIEEL is encoded by the coding sequence ATGATTGATAATATTAAACCTAAAGAAGCTACCTCTATTATTAACTCTCTTGTAGGAGGTGTTGTTCCGAAAATTGGAGTACAGCATATTACTGTAGGGAGAACAGAAGAGATAGAAGCCTTTATTACCGCACTGAATGATGTAAAGAACGGACACAGTATTGCAAAATTCTGGATCGGAGACTTCGGAAGCGGTAAATCATTTATGCTTCATTTGCTTAATACCGTAGCACTAAAACAAAAATTTGTAGTTGCAAATGCAGACTTTACTCCGGATAACCGACTGTATGCAAATGATGGAAAAAGTGTTTTATTATATTCGGCAATTATGGATAATATTGCCATCCAAACCAAACCGGAAGGAGGTGCTTTGCAGACATTATTGGAAAAGTGGATAGAGCAGGTTATTTCAAAAACTGCGCAGGAAAACAATCTTACATTGGTTGATATCCGTAATGAAGAATATCTTGGACTCATTCAAAACACCATAATGAAAACCATCAACGAAATCACAGAAGTGGGTGGTTTTGACTTTGGTTCAGTCATTGTGAAATATTACGAAGGCTATATTAAAAATGATGAACTTTTAAGAAGAAATGCATTAAAATGGCTGAAAGGAGAATATAAAACAAAGACCGAAGCAAGGCAGGATTTGGGTGTAAGGGAGATTATCAATGACCAGAATTTTTACGATATGCTCAAAAATTTCTGCAAGCTGTTTGTAAGTATGGGATATAGCGGATTTATGATAAATCTTGATGAAGCTATCAACCTTTACAAAATTTCTACCTCAGTAATGCGTGAGAAAAACTATGAGAAAATTCTTACCATTTACAATGACTGTTTTCAGGGAAAGGTGTCTAATCTATTCATCAATTTTGCCGGTACAAGAGAATTTCTTGAAAACGAAAGAAGAGGTTTGTTTAGTTATCAGGCTTTAAAATCCAGGTTGCAGACCAACAAATTTGAAACTTTGGAAATGCGTGACTTTGCACAGCCTGTCATCAAACTTACGCCTTTGGACCATAACGAAATATTTGTTCTTTTGAAAAAATTGAAATTAATCTTTGATTTCAATTATAAAACTGAAATCAATATTTCTGATGAAGAGATTTCTGCTTTTATGGAAGAAATGTTTAATAAGCCAGGTGCATTAGAATTTCTTACACCCAGAGAAGTCATTCGTGATTTTCTGAATATTCTAAATATCATTCGTCAAAATCCGGATGTTGACAAAAAGCATTTGTTTGGAGATATTGAAATTGAAGACGAGCGACCAAATGACTTGAATGTTCTGGATAGTATTGAAGAACTATGA
- a CDS encoding DEAD/DEAH box helicase produces MTAFNLLSEPIRKYIRDKGWESLRPIQEAAIQRILSTENNYVLISRTASGKTEAAFLPILSRTDFKGEGVKVLYISPLIALINDQFRRVEELCEYLDISVTKWHGEASKSQKDKLLKNPSGIVLITPESLEAMFVNKPYNVKHLFASLEYVVIDEIHSFLGSDRGVQLQSILSRLQKINKSRFKTIALSATVSDSNQYLELKSFLGDVENTKIIRDTTPKPINAVFRYFEGSGAELPLELLKDLYVQTRNSKSLVFPNARGRVEEVAVKLRKISDKVGGHQNYFSHHSSVDKEVREYVEFFAKNNTYENFSIACTSTLELGIDIGSVDQVVQIDATNSIASLIQRVGRSGRRDDKASNLFLYATNRWTLLQSVACWLLYDEKYIEPVSLNEKSYDILLHQILSIVKGSSGMSKENLLSELHHNCAFKNISKNEVEEIIAFLVEKDLLEQLGSELILGIEGEKIVNNREFYSVFQTENLFKVSHKGNKVGEIPLTLQIREDENIYLSARIWKIIAIDLKSKKIEVAPAKDGKKPIFEGNGASIADKIREKMLEILVSKKEYDFLDEPSQNVILEMQKEFSVFDFSDIVKERPLLSTNRNLIFYSFTGSKINRTLKLIFDTLRIENVFSDLDSSFEIKTSQEEFILKLKSIEASNINFDFILENLLENTPEILDFSKYGKFLPLKFQIETLKNSYYDFYKCKEFLKHLEVITN; encoded by the coding sequence ATGACGGCGTTCAATCTGCTTTCTGAACCCATAAGGAAATATATCAGAGACAAAGGCTGGGAAAGTTTGCGACCGATTCAGGAAGCAGCCATCCAAAGAATATTATCAACTGAGAATAATTATGTATTAATATCCAGAACAGCTTCCGGAAAAACGGAAGCTGCCTTTCTACCCATTTTATCAAGAACAGATTTTAAAGGAGAGGGTGTGAAAGTGCTTTACATTTCTCCATTGATTGCTTTGATTAATGACCAGTTCCGTCGTGTTGAAGAATTGTGTGAATATTTGGACATCAGTGTAACCAAATGGCACGGTGAGGCGAGCAAAAGTCAGAAAGATAAACTTCTGAAAAATCCGAGCGGAATCGTTCTAATTACACCGGAATCTTTAGAAGCAATGTTTGTGAATAAACCTTATAACGTAAAGCATTTGTTTGCGTCATTAGAATATGTCGTAATTGATGAGATTCACTCTTTTTTAGGTTCTGACAGAGGCGTTCAATTGCAATCTATTTTATCACGTTTACAAAAAATAAATAAATCCAGATTCAAAACGATAGCACTTTCTGCAACCGTCAGCGATTCTAATCAATATTTAGAACTGAAAAGTTTTCTGGGAGACGTTGAGAACACAAAAATCATACGGGATACAACCCCCAAACCTATAAATGCCGTCTTCAGATATTTTGAAGGCAGCGGTGCCGAACTGCCTCTTGAATTATTAAAAGATTTATACGTCCAGACAAGAAATAGCAAATCATTGGTTTTCCCTAATGCAAGAGGAAGAGTTGAGGAAGTTGCCGTAAAATTGAGAAAGATTTCTGATAAAGTCGGAGGACATCAGAATTACTTTTCCCATCATTCTTCTGTAGATAAGGAAGTGCGGGAATATGTGGAATTCTTTGCAAAGAATAACACATATGAAAATTTCAGTATTGCCTGTACTTCAACACTGGAATTAGGAATTGATATTGGAAGTGTGGACCAGGTTGTTCAGATTGATGCAACAAACAGTATTGCTTCCCTAATCCAGAGAGTCGGAAGAAGCGGACGAAGAGATGACAAAGCAAGTAATTTGTTTTTATATGCAACAAATCGCTGGACACTATTACAATCAGTTGCCTGTTGGCTTTTATATGATGAGAAGTATATTGAGCCGGTTTCTTTGAATGAAAAGTCTTATGATATTTTACTTCACCAGATACTTTCCATCGTAAAAGGCAGTTCTGGAATGTCAAAAGAAAATTTGCTCAGTGAATTACATCATAACTGTGCTTTCAAAAATATATCAAAAAATGAAGTCGAAGAAATCATTGCATTCTTGGTTGAAAAAGACCTTCTTGAACAACTTGGTTCCGAATTGATTTTAGGAATTGAAGGAGAGAAAATTGTTAACAACAGAGAGTTTTACAGTGTTTTTCAAACCGAAAATTTATTCAAAGTATCTCATAAAGGAAATAAGGTAGGAGAAATTCCACTAACACTACAGATTAGAGAAGATGAAAATATTTACCTATCTGCAAGAATCTGGAAAATCATAGCAATTGACTTAAAATCAAAGAAAATTGAAGTAGCCCCTGCAAAAGACGGTAAGAAACCAATCTTTGAGGGCAACGGAGCCAGTATTGCAGACAAAATCAGAGAAAAAATGCTGGAAATACTGGTTTCTAAAAAAGAATATGATTTTCTTGATGAACCAAGTCAGAACGTTATATTGGAAATGCAGAAAGAATTTTCAGTCTTTGATTTTTCAGATATTGTCAAAGAACGACCATTACTTTCAACCAATAGAAATCTTATATTTTACTCTTTTACAGGCTCAAAAATAAACAGAACGCTAAAACTTATTTTTGATACTTTAAGAATTGAGAATGTTTTCTCTGACTTGGATTCTTCTTTTGAAATAAAGACTTCCCAAGAAGAATTTATATTAAAATTAAAAAGCATAGAAGCATCCAATATTAATTTCGATTTCATTTTAGAAAATCTTCTGGAGAATACTCCTGAGATTTTGGATTTTTCGAAATACGGTAAATTTTTACCACTAAAATTTCAAATTGAAACATTGAAGAATTCTTACTACGATTTTTATAAATGTAAAGAGTTTTTAAAGCATTTAGAAGTAATAACCAATTGA